A single region of the Cereibacter sphaeroides 2.4.1 genome encodes:
- a CDS encoding CreA family protein, protein MKHVWMALALLLATPADAEVVGEVGVDWVGNDILIEAIPDPEVQGVTCHIAYFDRSVIDRLRQGNWFEDPSNASIACRQTGPVTVGDIDRSKDGEEIFKASRSLVLKSLRITRIYDEANDTLIYLVHARELTEGSAKMSISTVPLWRARE, encoded by the coding sequence ATGAAACATGTCTGGATGGCGCTGGCGCTGCTGCTGGCAACCCCCGCGGACGCCGAGGTGGTGGGCGAGGTCGGCGTGGACTGGGTCGGCAACGACATCCTGATCGAGGCGATCCCGGATCCCGAGGTGCAGGGCGTGACCTGTCACATCGCCTATTTCGACCGGTCGGTGATCGACCGGCTACGGCAGGGCAACTGGTTCGAGGATCCCTCGAACGCCTCGATCGCCTGCCGGCAGACCGGCCCGGTCACGGTGGGCGACATCGACCGGTCGAAGGACGGCGAGGAGATCTTCAAGGCGAGCCGGTCGCTCGTGCTGAAATCGCTGCGGATCACGCGGATCTACGACGAGGCGAACGACACGCTCATCTACCTCGTCCATGCGCGGGAGCTGACCGAGGGCTCGGCCAAGATGTCGATCTCGACGGTGCCGCTCTGGCGCGCGCGGGAGTAA
- a CDS encoding NuoB/complex I 20 kDa subunit family protein: MTGLNTAGSDRDYDTQSLNRELQDKGFLLTTTEDLINWARTGSLHWMTFGLACCAVEMMHTSMPRYDVERFGVAPRASPRQSDVMIVAGTLTNKMAPALRKVYDQMPEPRYVISMGSCANGGGYYHYSYSVVRGCDRIVPVDIYVPGCPPTAEALLYGILQLQRKIRRTGTITR, translated from the coding sequence ATGACCGGCCTCAATACCGCGGGGTCCGACCGCGACTATGACACGCAGTCGCTGAACCGCGAGCTTCAGGACAAGGGCTTCCTGCTCACCACGACCGAGGATCTCATCAACTGGGCGCGCACCGGCTCGCTGCACTGGATGACCTTCGGCCTGGCCTGCTGCGCCGTCGAGATGATGCACACCTCGATGCCGCGCTACGACGTGGAGCGGTTCGGGGTGGCGCCGCGCGCCTCGCCGCGCCAGTCCGACGTGATGATCGTGGCCGGCACGCTGACCAACAAGATGGCGCCCGCGCTGCGCAAGGTCTACGACCAGATGCCCGAGCCGCGCTATGTGATCTCGATGGGATCCTGCGCGAACGGCGGCGGCTACTACCACTACAGCTACTCGGTGGTGCGGGGCTGCGACCGGATCGTGCCGGTCGACATCTACGTTCCGGGCTGCCCGCCCACGGCCGAGGCGCTGCTCTATGGCATCCTCCAGTTGCAGCGGAAGATCCGCCGCACCGGCACCATCACGCGCTGA
- the glmU gene encoding bifunctional UDP-N-acetylglucosamine diphosphorylase/glucosamine-1-phosphate N-acetyltransferase GlmU has product MDRATVSLIVLAAGQGTRMNSDLPKVLHPLGAAPMLHHALRAGQSLEPERVVVVAGHGAEAVAKAARAFDESIEVVVQAEQLGTAHAVAQAAPLLADAPGEAVVLYGDTPFIRPETLERMLDLRSRHAVVVLGFEATDPGRYGRLVTRGEELDRIVEWKDATDEERTISLCNSGVICAEAGLLLALVSEVGNANAAGEYYLTDVVALARVRGLSAGVAICDEAETLGVNTRAQLAEAEAEFQKRARAAALEDGVTLTAPDTVFFALDTFLGRDAIVGPNVVFGPGVTVESGAEIRAFCHLEGCHISRGATVGPFARLRPGAELAEDVHVGNFVEIKNAVLDEGVKVGHLTYLGDAHVGEHTNIGAGTVTCNYDGVMKHRTEIGAHAFIGSDTMLVAPVTVGARAMTASGSVITENVPAEALALGRARQVTKPGMATRLMEMFRAAKAAKKKEAP; this is encoded by the coding sequence ATGGACCGTGCCACCGTATCATTGATCGTTCTGGCTGCCGGACAGGGCACACGGATGAACTCGGACCTGCCCAAGGTCCTGCACCCGCTGGGGGCGGCTCCGATGCTGCATCACGCGCTCCGGGCGGGCCAGTCGCTCGAACCCGAGCGGGTCGTGGTGGTGGCCGGACACGGGGCCGAAGCGGTCGCCAAGGCCGCGCGCGCCTTCGACGAGAGCATCGAGGTGGTGGTGCAGGCCGAACAGCTGGGCACGGCCCATGCCGTGGCGCAGGCCGCGCCTTTGCTGGCCGATGCGCCCGGCGAAGCGGTGGTGCTCTATGGCGACACGCCCTTCATCCGGCCCGAGACGCTCGAGCGGATGCTCGACCTGCGGTCGCGGCACGCGGTCGTGGTCCTCGGCTTCGAAGCCACCGATCCCGGTCGCTACGGCCGTCTGGTGACGCGGGGCGAAGAGCTCGACCGGATCGTCGAATGGAAGGATGCAACGGACGAAGAACGCACCATAAGCCTCTGCAACTCCGGCGTCATCTGCGCCGAGGCGGGGCTTCTCCTCGCCCTCGTCTCGGAAGTGGGCAATGCCAATGCCGCGGGCGAATATTACCTGACAGACGTCGTGGCCCTTGCCCGCGTCCGCGGGCTCTCGGCCGGCGTGGCGATCTGCGACGAGGCCGAGACGCTCGGTGTGAACACCCGCGCGCAACTGGCCGAGGCCGAGGCGGAATTCCAGAAACGCGCCCGCGCCGCGGCGCTCGAGGACGGGGTCACGCTCACCGCGCCCGACACGGTCTTCTTCGCGCTCGACACGTTCCTCGGGCGCGACGCCATAGTGGGGCCGAACGTGGTCTTCGGACCCGGCGTCACGGTCGAATCCGGGGCCGAGATCCGCGCCTTCTGCCATCTCGAAGGCTGCCACATCTCGCGCGGGGCCACGGTAGGCCCCTTCGCGCGCCTGCGCCCCGGCGCGGAACTGGCCGAGGACGTGCATGTGGGCAACTTCGTCGAGATCAAGAATGCCGTGCTCGACGAGGGGGTGAAGGTGGGCCACCTCACCTATCTCGGCGACGCCCATGTGGGCGAGCATACGAACATCGGCGCGGGCACGGTCACCTGCAACTACGATGGGGTGATGAAGCACCGGACCGAGATCGGCGCCCATGCCTTCATCGGCTCGGACACGATGCTGGTGGCGCCGGTCACGGTGGGGGCGCGCGCGATGACCGCCTCCGGATCGGTCATCACCGAGAATGTGCCGGCCGAGGCGCTGGCGCTCGGCCGCGCCCGTCAGGTGACGAAGCCCGGCATGGCCACCCGGCTCATGGAGATGTTCCGCGCCGCCAAGGCCGCGAAGAAGAAGGAAGCCCCCTGA
- a CDS encoding NADH-quinone oxidoreductase subunit A gives MDDLLREFLPIVILTVLAGGLGLLLMLSAVIVAVRRPDPEKVSAYECGFNAFDDARMKFEVRFYLVSILFIIFDLEVAFLFPWAVAFGDISMTAFWSMMVFLGVLTVGFAYEWKKGALEWQ, from the coding sequence ATGGACGATCTTCTGCGAGAGTTTCTTCCCATCGTCATTCTGACGGTGCTGGCGGGAGGCCTCGGGCTCCTGCTCATGCTGTCGGCGGTGATCGTCGCGGTCAGGCGGCCGGACCCCGAGAAGGTGTCCGCTTACGAATGCGGTTTCAATGCCTTCGACGATGCGCGGATGAAGTTCGAGGTGCGCTTCTACCTCGTCTCCATTCTCTTCATCATCTTCGACCTCGAGGTGGCCTTCCTCTTCCCCTGGGCCGTGGCCTTCGGCGACATTTCGATGACGGCCTTCTGGTCGATGATGGTCTTCCTCGGCGTGCTGACGGTGGGCTTCGCCTATGAATGGAAGAAGGGGGCGCTGGAATGGCAATGA
- a CDS encoding acetyl-CoA carboxylase biotin carboxylase subunit, with amino-acid sequence MFRKILIANRGEIAVRIAATARRLGVATVAVHSDADAEALHVAVADEAVPIGGPQPADSYLRGERLIEAALATGAEAIHPGYGFLSENPEFVEAVEAAGLVFIGPSAAAIRAMGLKDAAKALMAEAGVPVVPGYHGADQEPEHLALMAQDIGYPVLIKAVAGGGGKGMRRVERAEEFAAALASARAEARTAFGNEAVLIEKWIDCPRHIELQVFGDGTDAVHLYERDCSLQRRHQKVIEEAPAPGMTPAMRAAMGEAAVRAARAIGYRGAGTVEFIVDGSAGLSPDRFWFMEMNTRLQVEHPVTEAVTGIDLVEWQLRVAAGEPLPLAQEDIPLRGHAFEARLYAEDVPAGFLPAIGRLDHLRFADGIRADTGVRTGDRISPWYDPMIAKIVAHGPSRASALNRLARALEETEVAGTVTNLAFLRRLAQHPGFAAGEVDTGLIGRDLAALIAPATLAPETVAAALLVAELGETPAPLQGFSLWTPLRRHVRLRHGSEEIAAALTVEAPGRATVELGEARLAARLRPEGWAVAGRPPARVLRIGTQVHVFARTGTVSFEIPDPLDRGTEEAGQGGLTLSPMPGLVREVSVRAGDRVEKGDRLAVIEAMKMEHVLTAARDGTVAEVLVEAGAQVEAGAALVRLEEADG; translated from the coding sequence ATGTTCCGCAAGATCCTGATCGCCAACCGCGGCGAGATCGCCGTCCGCATCGCGGCCACCGCCCGGCGCCTGGGCGTGGCGACCGTCGCCGTCCATTCCGATGCCGATGCCGAGGCGCTCCATGTGGCCGTGGCCGACGAGGCGGTGCCGATCGGCGGCCCGCAGCCGGCCGACAGCTACCTGCGCGGCGAGCGGCTGATCGAGGCGGCCCTCGCCACCGGGGCGGAAGCCATCCATCCGGGCTACGGCTTCCTCTCCGAGAACCCCGAGTTCGTCGAGGCGGTCGAGGCCGCGGGCCTCGTCTTCATCGGCCCCTCGGCCGCGGCGATCCGCGCCATGGGCCTGAAGGATGCCGCCAAGGCGCTGATGGCCGAGGCGGGCGTGCCCGTCGTGCCGGGCTATCACGGCGCGGATCAGGAGCCCGAACATCTGGCCCTGATGGCCCAGGACATCGGCTATCCGGTCCTCATCAAGGCGGTGGCGGGCGGGGGCGGCAAGGGGATGCGCCGCGTCGAGCGGGCGGAGGAGTTCGCCGCAGCCCTCGCCTCCGCCCGGGCCGAGGCCCGCACCGCCTTCGGCAACGAGGCGGTGCTGATCGAGAAATGGATCGACTGTCCGCGTCATATCGAGCTGCAGGTGTTCGGCGACGGCACCGATGCGGTCCATCTCTACGAGCGCGACTGCTCGCTGCAGCGCCGGCACCAGAAGGTGATCGAGGAGGCGCCGGCCCCCGGCATGACGCCCGCGATGCGCGCCGCGATGGGCGAGGCCGCGGTGCGGGCCGCCCGCGCCATCGGCTACCGCGGGGCGGGCACGGTCGAATTCATCGTGGACGGCTCGGCCGGCCTCAGCCCGGACCGGTTCTGGTTCATGGAGATGAACACGCGGCTTCAGGTCGAGCATCCGGTGACCGAGGCCGTGACGGGCATCGATCTCGTGGAATGGCAGCTGCGCGTGGCCGCGGGCGAACCCCTGCCGCTCGCGCAGGAGGACATCCCCCTCCGCGGCCATGCCTTCGAGGCAAGGCTCTATGCCGAGGACGTCCCCGCGGGCTTCCTGCCCGCGATCGGCCGGCTCGACCATCTGCGCTTCGCCGACGGCATCCGCGCCGATACGGGCGTGCGGACGGGCGACCGGATCAGCCCCTGGTACGATCCGATGATCGCCAAGATCGTCGCCCATGGCCCGTCGCGGGCCTCCGCGCTGAACCGGCTCGCGCGCGCGCTCGAAGAGACCGAGGTGGCGGGCACGGTCACGAACCTCGCCTTCCTGCGCCGCCTCGCGCAGCACCCGGGTTTCGCTGCGGGAGAGGTGGACACGGGCCTCATCGGCCGCGATCTGGCCGCCCTGATCGCGCCCGCGACGCTGGCCCCGGAAACGGTCGCGGCGGCGCTCCTCGTGGCCGAGCTCGGCGAGACGCCCGCCCCCCTTCAGGGCTTCAGCCTCTGGACGCCCCTTCGAAGGCACGTCCGCCTGCGCCATGGCTCGGAGGAGATCGCGGCGGCGCTCACCGTCGAGGCGCCGGGCAGGGCCACCGTCGAGCTGGGCGAGGCGCGCCTCGCCGCGCGGCTGCGCCCCGAGGGCTGGGCGGTGGCGGGGCGCCCTCCGGCGCGCGTCCTGCGGATCGGGACGCAGGTTCATGTCTTCGCCCGCACCGGCACCGTCAGCTTCGAGATCCCCGATCCGCTCGACCGCGGCACGGAGGAGGCGGGGCAGGGCGGCCTCACCCTCTCGCCCATGCCGGGCCTCGTCCGGGAGGTCTCGGTGCGGGCGGGCGACCGGGTGGAGAAGGGCGACCGTCTCGCGGTGATCGAGGCGATGAAGATGGAGCATGTGCTGACCGCCGCCCGGGACGGCACGGTGGCCGAGGTGCTGGTCGAGGCCGGCGCGCAGGTCGAGGCCGGGGCGGCGCTCGTGCGGCTGGAGGAGGCCGATGGCTGA
- a CDS encoding carboxyl transferase domain-containing protein, which translates to MKLSSRVLPSSETFRANRAHHLALIAETAEAAAWAAAGGGPAAQARHAARGKLPPRERVAGLLDPGSPFLEIGAFAAHGLYDGAAPAAGVIAGIGRVHGQEVMVVCNDATVKGGTYYPMTVKKHLRAQEIAAECRLPCVYLVDSGGANLPNQDEVFPDRDHFGRIFYNQAQMSAAGIPQIAVVMGSCTAGGAYVPAMSDVTIIVRNQGTIFLAGPPLVKAATGQVVSAEDLGGGEVHTRLSGVADYLAEDDAHALALARRALGQLNRTRPETVAWAAPEDPAHDPEEILGLVPADLRTPWDIRELIARLVDGSRFDEFKPRFGETLVTGFAHLMGCPVGIVANNGVLFSEAAIKGAHFVELCSQRSIPLIFLQNITGFMVGRRYENEGIARHGAKMVTAVATTAVPKITLLVGGSFGAGNYGMAGRAYSPRFLWTWPNSRISVMGGEQAAGVLATVRRDAIERQGGHWSAEEEAAFKRPTIEMFERQSHPLHASARLWDDGIVDPRKSRETLFLSLSAALNAPIAPTRFGLFRM; encoded by the coding sequence ATGAAACTTTCCTCCCGCGTTCTGCCCTCGTCCGAGACCTTCCGCGCCAACCGCGCCCACCATCTGGCGCTGATCGCCGAGACGGCCGAGGCCGCCGCATGGGCTGCGGCGGGCGGCGGGCCTGCCGCACAGGCGCGCCACGCGGCCCGCGGCAAGCTGCCCCCGCGCGAGCGGGTGGCGGGGCTCCTCGATCCGGGCTCGCCCTTCCTCGAGATCGGCGCCTTCGCCGCCCACGGCCTCTATGACGGCGCCGCTCCGGCCGCGGGCGTGATCGCGGGCATCGGCCGGGTGCACGGGCAGGAGGTGATGGTCGTCTGCAACGACGCCACCGTGAAGGGCGGCACCTACTATCCGATGACCGTGAAGAAGCACCTGCGTGCGCAGGAGATCGCCGCCGAATGCCGGCTGCCCTGCGTCTATCTGGTGGATTCCGGGGGCGCGAACCTGCCCAATCAGGACGAGGTCTTCCCCGACCGCGACCATTTCGGCCGCATCTTCTACAATCAGGCGCAGATGAGCGCGGCCGGCATTCCCCAGATCGCCGTGGTCATGGGCTCCTGTACCGCGGGCGGCGCCTATGTGCCCGCCATGTCCGACGTCACGATCATCGTGAGAAACCAGGGCACGATCTTCCTCGCCGGCCCGCCCCTCGTGAAGGCCGCGACGGGCCAGGTGGTCTCGGCCGAGGATCTGGGCGGCGGCGAGGTCCATACCCGGCTCTCCGGTGTGGCGGACTATCTGGCGGAGGACGATGCCCATGCATTGGCGCTTGCGCGCCGTGCGTTGGGGCAGTTGAACCGGACCCGGCCCGAGACCGTGGCCTGGGCCGCGCCCGAGGATCCCGCCCATGACCCCGAGGAGATCCTCGGGCTGGTGCCGGCCGACCTCCGCACGCCCTGGGACATCCGCGAACTGATCGCGCGCCTCGTCGACGGCTCGCGCTTCGACGAGTTCAAGCCGCGCTTCGGCGAGACGCTCGTCACGGGCTTCGCCCATCTCATGGGCTGCCCGGTGGGGATCGTGGCCAACAACGGCGTCCTCTTCTCCGAGGCGGCGATCAAGGGCGCCCATTTCGTCGAGCTCTGCTCGCAGCGCTCCATCCCGCTGATCTTCCTGCAGAACATCACGGGCTTCATGGTGGGACGGCGCTACGAGAACGAGGGCATCGCCCGCCACGGCGCCAAGATGGTGACGGCCGTCGCCACCACCGCCGTGCCCAAGATCACGCTCCTCGTCGGCGGCTCCTTCGGCGCGGGCAATTACGGCATGGCCGGGCGCGCCTATTCGCCGCGCTTCCTCTGGACCTGGCCCAACTCCCGCATCTCGGTCATGGGCGGCGAGCAGGCGGCAGGCGTCCTCGCCACCGTCCGGCGCGACGCGATCGAGCGGCAGGGCGGCCACTGGTCGGCCGAAGAGGAGGCCGCCTTCAAGCGCCCCACCATCGAGATGTTCGAGCGCCAGAGCCACCCGCTCCATGCCTCCGCCCGCCTCTGGGACGATGGGATCGTCGATCCGCGCAAGAGCCGCGAGACCCTGTTCCTCTCGCTGTCGGCGGCCCTCAACGCCCCCATCGCGCCCACCCGCTTCGGCCTCTTCCGGATGTGA
- a CDS encoding phosphoglycolate phosphatase translates to MQNGSNGTRRTVVLDLDGTLADTSADLIASANACFRALGRGEPLDPLKDALTAFHGGRAMLRLGFERLDGQSAEAEIDLQYPLLLENYRCAINVHTTLYPGARDAVERLRAEGFATAICTNKPEALAETLLSLLEVRHLFDAMIGADTLPVRKPDPAPYVASVERAGGAVAHSMLVGDTRTDRDTARAAGVPVALVTFGPSGMDVAELGPDGLLHHFDELPDLAARLLG, encoded by the coding sequence ATGCAGAACGGATCGAACGGAACGCGACGCACGGTGGTTCTGGACCTCGACGGAACGCTGGCCGACACGAGCGCGGATCTGATCGCCTCGGCCAATGCCTGTTTCCGCGCTCTGGGCCGCGGCGAGCCGCTCGACCCGTTGAAGGATGCGCTGACGGCCTTCCACGGCGGGCGCGCCATGCTGAGGCTCGGGTTCGAGCGGCTGGACGGGCAGAGCGCCGAGGCCGAGATCGACCTGCAGTATCCGCTGCTGCTCGAGAACTACCGCTGCGCGATCAACGTCCATACGACGCTCTATCCGGGCGCACGCGATGCGGTCGAGCGGCTGAGAGCCGAGGGCTTCGCCACCGCGATCTGCACCAACAAGCCCGAGGCTCTGGCCGAGACGCTGCTCTCGCTTCTGGAGGTGCGTCATCTCTTCGATGCGATGATCGGTGCGGATACGCTGCCCGTCCGCAAGCCCGATCCCGCGCCCTACGTCGCCTCGGTCGAGCGCGCGGGCGGTGCGGTGGCGCACTCGATGCTGGTGGGCGACACGCGCACCGACCGCGACACGGCCCGCGCGGCCGGCGTGCCCGTGGCCCTCGTGACCTTCGGGCCGAGCGGGATGGACGTGGCCGAGCTCGGCCCCGACGGGCTTCTGCACCATTTCGACGAGCTGCCGGACCTCGCCGCCCGCCTGCTCGGCTGA
- a CDS encoding crotonase/enoyl-CoA hydratase family protein codes for MFETISIAEDSRGVATLTLDRPEKHNALSAAMIGELTEAAARLGASATVRVVVLAAAGESFCAGGDLGWMKAQMTADGPTRASEARRLAHMLRALNDLPKPLIGRVQGQAFGGGLGLISVCDVAYGAEGARFGLTETRLGLIPATIGPYVAARVGEAMARRVFFSARLFGAEEAVRLGFLAGAVPAEALDAAVEAEILPYLSCAPGAVAEAKALLRRFGPRIDEETIEASVAALVNRWESHEAREGVEAFFGRRAAAWSAKV; via the coding sequence ATGTTCGAGACCATTTCCATCGCCGAGGACAGCCGGGGCGTGGCGACCCTGACGCTCGACCGGCCCGAGAAGCACAATGCGCTGTCGGCCGCGATGATCGGGGAGCTGACCGAAGCCGCGGCGCGTCTCGGGGCCTCCGCCACCGTGCGTGTCGTGGTGCTGGCCGCCGCGGGCGAGAGCTTCTGTGCCGGGGGCGATCTCGGCTGGATGAAGGCGCAGATGACGGCGGACGGGCCCACGCGCGCCTCCGAGGCACGCAGGCTCGCCCATATGCTCCGCGCGCTGAACGACCTGCCGAAGCCCTTGATCGGGCGGGTGCAGGGGCAGGCCTTCGGTGGCGGTCTCGGGCTGATCTCTGTCTGCGACGTGGCCTACGGCGCGGAAGGGGCCCGCTTCGGCCTCACGGAGACGCGCCTCGGTCTGATCCCCGCCACCATCGGCCCCTATGTGGCCGCGCGCGTGGGCGAGGCCATGGCGCGGCGCGTCTTCTTCTCGGCGCGGCTCTTCGGCGCCGAAGAGGCGGTGCGGCTGGGCTTCCTCGCGGGGGCCGTGCCGGCCGAGGCGCTCGATGCGGCGGTCGAGGCCGAGATCCTGCCCTATCTCTCCTGTGCGCCGGGCGCGGTGGCCGAGGCCAAGGCGCTCCTGCGCCGGTTCGGCCCGCGGATCGACGAGGAGACCATCGAGGCGAGCGTTGCGGCCCTCGTCAACCGCTGGGAGAGCCATGAGGCGCGGGAGGGGGTGGAGGCATTTTTCGGACGCCGCGCCGCCGCATGGTCCGCCAAGGTCTGA
- a CDS encoding hydroxymethylglutaryl-CoA lyase, translating to MAEAQAGGSAGAERVEIFEVGPRDGLQNEPRAIPTSEKIALVDALSACGFRRIEVASFVSPKWVPQMADGAKVLAGIGRRPRVTYAALAPNLRGYEAALAAGAGEIAVFVSASEGFSKANLNCTVAESLARLAPIAEAAGRDGMRLRGYVSMVVDCPFDGPTPPGAVARVAAALRDLGCAEVSLGDTVGRATPEGFDAMLAEVLDEMPPDRLAAHCHDTAGRALQVIDSALERGLRVVDAAVGGLGGCPYAPGAAGNVATEAVAAHLAARGYETGLDPEKLAAAAALAQRLRTG from the coding sequence ATGGCTGAGGCGCAGGCAGGCGGCTCCGCGGGAGCGGAGCGGGTCGAGATCTTCGAGGTCGGCCCGCGCGACGGGCTGCAGAACGAGCCGCGCGCCATTCCTACGTCGGAGAAGATCGCGCTGGTGGATGCGCTGTCCGCCTGCGGCTTCCGCCGGATCGAGGTGGCGAGCTTCGTGAGCCCGAAATGGGTGCCGCAGATGGCCGATGGCGCCAAAGTGCTGGCCGGCATCGGCCGCAGGCCCCGCGTGACCTATGCGGCCCTCGCGCCGAACCTCCGCGGCTACGAGGCGGCCCTCGCTGCGGGCGCGGGCGAGATCGCGGTCTTCGTCTCGGCCTCCGAGGGCTTCTCGAAGGCGAACCTCAACTGCACGGTGGCCGAAAGCCTTGCGCGGCTCGCGCCCATCGCCGAAGCGGCGGGGCGCGACGGGATGCGGCTCAGGGGCTATGTCTCGATGGTGGTGGACTGCCCCTTCGACGGGCCGACCCCGCCCGGTGCGGTGGCGCGCGTCGCGGCGGCGCTGCGCGATCTGGGCTGCGCCGAGGTCTCGCTCGGCGATACGGTGGGGCGCGCCACGCCCGAAGGCTTCGATGCGATGCTGGCGGAGGTTCTGGACGAGATGCCGCCCGACCGTCTTGCCGCCCACTGCCATGACACGGCGGGCCGGGCGCTGCAGGTGATCGACTCGGCGCTGGAGCGCGGCCTGCGGGTGGTGGATGCGGCGGTGGGCGGCCTCGGCGGCTGCCCCTATGCGCCAGGCGCTGCGGGCAATGTGGCGACCGAGGCGGTGGCGGCCCATCTGGCGGCGCGGGGCTACGAGACCGGGCTCGACCCGGAGAAGCTGGCCGCGGCGGCGGCTCTCGCACAGCGCCTGCGGACCGGCTGA
- a CDS encoding OmpW/AlkL family protein, which produces MHTMIPAAFAATLALLAAAPVAAQSAGDMTFGIGLGSVMPKSDNGTLAGLGAEVGNDVQPTITFEYFIRDNLGIEILAATPFKHDVSLDGLGKIGSVKHLPPTVTLQYHFPTGGAFAPFVGAGVTYVTFFDEETPLGDLELDDSWGLSVHAGFDYWLNDRNAIRADVRWMDIDSDAKLNGASIGTAEIDPVVVGVSYIWKF; this is translated from the coding sequence ATGCACACGATGATTCCCGCGGCCTTCGCCGCGACCCTCGCCCTCCTCGCCGCGGCCCCGGTGGCCGCCCAGTCGGCCGGAGACATGACCTTCGGCATAGGCCTCGGCAGCGTGATGCCGAAATCCGACAATGGCACGCTCGCCGGACTGGGTGCGGAGGTGGGCAATGACGTGCAGCCCACGATCACCTTCGAATATTTCATCCGCGACAACCTCGGCATCGAGATCCTGGCCGCCACGCCCTTCAAGCATGACGTGTCGCTGGACGGTCTGGGCAAAATCGGCTCGGTCAAGCATCTGCCGCCGACGGTGACGCTGCAGTATCACTTCCCCACCGGCGGCGCCTTCGCGCCCTTCGTGGGTGCCGGCGTGACCTATGTCACCTTCTTCGACGAAGAGACGCCGCTCGGCGATCTCGAGCTCGACGACAGCTGGGGCCTGTCGGTCCATGCGGGCTTCGACTACTGGCTGAACGACCGCAACGCGATCCGGGCCGACGTGCGCTGGATGGATATCGACAGCGACGCCAAGCTCAATGGCGCCAGCATCGGCACCGCGGAGATCGACCCGGTGGTGGTGGGCGTCTCCTACATCTGGAAGTTCTGA
- a CDS encoding isovaleryl-CoA dehydrogenase: MFHAPMTFDLGEEIAALRETVHAWAQERVKPMAARIDRENVFPAELWREMGELGLLGITVPEEFGGSDMGYLAHTVAVEEVARASASVSLSYGAHSNLCVNQIRLNGSPEQKARYLPKLVSGEHVGALAMSEAGAGSDVVSMKLKAEKRNGYYVLNGTKYWITNGPDADVLVVYAKTDPEAGAKGITAFLIEKSMTGFSTSPHFDKVGMRGSNTGELIFENCEVPFENVLGQDGKGVRVLMSGLDYERVVLSGIGTGIMAACLDEVVPYCQSRQQFGQPIGNFQLMQGKLADMYVALNTARAYVYETARACDAGRVTRADAAGCVLYASEQAMVQAHQAVQALGGAGFLNDSVVSRLFRDAKLMEIGAGTSEIRRMLIGRELMAG; this comes from the coding sequence ATGTTTCACGCTCCGATGACCTTCGACCTCGGCGAGGAGATCGCCGCCCTCCGCGAGACCGTCCATGCCTGGGCGCAGGAGCGGGTGAAGCCCATGGCCGCCCGGATCGACCGCGAGAACGTCTTCCCGGCCGAGCTCTGGCGCGAGATGGGCGAGCTCGGGCTTCTGGGCATCACGGTCCCCGAGGAATTCGGCGGCTCGGACATGGGCTATCTCGCCCATACGGTCGCCGTGGAGGAGGTGGCGCGCGCCTCGGCCTCGGTCTCGCTCAGCTACGGGGCGCATTCCAACCTCTGCGTGAACCAGATCCGCCTGAACGGCAGCCCTGAGCAGAAGGCGCGCTATCTGCCGAAGCTCGTCTCGGGCGAGCATGTGGGGGCGCTCGCCATGTCCGAGGCGGGCGCGGGCTCGGACGTGGTGTCGATGAAGCTCAAGGCCGAGAAGCGGAACGGCTACTATGTCCTCAACGGCACGAAATACTGGATCACCAACGGGCCGGATGCGGATGTTCTGGTGGTCTATGCCAAGACCGACCCTGAGGCGGGCGCGAAGGGCATCACTGCCTTCCTGATCGAAAAGTCGATGACGGGCTTCTCGACCTCGCCGCACTTCGACAAGGTGGGGATGCGCGGCTCGAACACGGGCGAGCTGATCTTCGAGAATTGCGAGGTGCCGTTCGAGAATGTCCTCGGGCAGGACGGCAAGGGGGTGCGCGTCCTCATGTCGGGGCTCGATTACGAGCGCGTGGTGCTGTCGGGGATCGGCACGGGGATCATGGCGGCCTGCCTCGACGAGGTGGTGCCCTACTGCCAGAGCCGCCAGCAGTTCGGTCAGCCGATCGGAAACTTCCAGCTGATGCAGGGCAAGCTCGCCGACATGTATGTCGCGCTGAACACGGCGCGGGCCTATGTCTACGAGACGGCGCGCGCCTGCGATGCGGGGCGGGTGACGCGCGCGGATGCGGCGGGCTGCGTGCTCTATGCCTCGGAGCAGGCGATGGTGCAGGCGCATCAGGCGGTGCAGGCGCTCGGCGGCGCGGGCTTCCTGAACGATTCCGTCGTGAGCCGGCTCTTCCGCGATGCGAAGCTGATGGAGATCGGGGCGGGAACTTCCGAGATCCGCCGGATGCTCATCGGCCGCGAACTTATGGCGGGCTGA